From a single Thermococcus sp. LS1 genomic region:
- a CDS encoding CDC48 family AAA ATPase, whose amino-acid sequence MIFGKDEERYEKIKLRVAEALKRDVGRGIVRFDRKYQRQLGVEPGDIVELIGERSTAAIVANPHPDDRNLDIIRMDGYIRRNAGVSIGDYVTVARAEVKEAKKVVLAPAQKGVFIQIPGDMVKQNLLGRPVVKGDLIVASGRSEASYYGGSPFDELLRGLFEAMPLGFGELKFVVVSTNPKGIVQITYNTEVEVLPQAVEVREETIPEVTYEDIGGLSDAIQKIREMVELPLKHPELFERLGIEPPKGVLLYGPPGTGKTLLAKAVANEANAHFIAINGPEIMSKFYGESEERLREIFKDAEENAPSIIFIDEIDAIAPKREEVVGEVEKRVVSQLLTLMDGLKGRGKVIVIAATNRPDALDPALRRPGRFDREIEVGVPDKKGRKEILQIHTRGMPLEPDYDKATVLKVLRELLRKETFEEERLKRLIERVEGAKSEEEIKKVLKSESEIYPEVRMRLIDRMLEEIAEKTHGFVGADLAALAREAAMVVLRRLINEGKISPEQERIPPEVLQELRVKKADFHEALKMVDPSALREVLIEMPNVHWEDIGGLDEVKQELREAVEWPLKYPKAFQRLGIDPPRGVLLYGPPGTGKTLLAKAVATESEANFIGIRGPEVLSKWVGESEKRIREIFRKARQAAPTVIFIDEIDAIAPARGSDMNRVTDRLINQLLTEMDGIEKNSGVVVIAATNRPDILDPALLRPGRFDRLILVPAPDEKARLEILKVHTRRVPLAKDVNLRELAKKTEGYSGADLEALVREAALIAMRRTISKLPTELIEEESEEFLEQLRVSKKDFEEALKKVRPSITPYMIEYYKNFEENRKSKAEKTSRGPDYYTF is encoded by the coding sequence ATGATTTTCGGTAAGGATGAGGAGAGGTATGAGAAGATAAAGCTTCGCGTTGCCGAGGCGCTCAAGAGGGACGTGGGAAGGGGGATAGTGAGGTTCGACAGAAAGTACCAGCGCCAGCTTGGGGTTGAGCCAGGCGACATAGTTGAGCTGATAGGAGAGCGCTCGACCGCTGCAATAGTGGCGAACCCCCACCCGGACGACAGGAACCTCGACATCATAAGGATGGATGGCTACATAAGGAGAAACGCAGGGGTTAGCATAGGTGACTACGTCACGGTCGCAAGGGCGGAGGTAAAGGAGGCAAAAAAGGTCGTCCTCGCACCAGCGCAGAAAGGTGTGTTCATCCAGATACCCGGGGACATGGTCAAGCAGAACCTCCTCGGAAGGCCCGTCGTTAAGGGAGACCTGATAGTTGCAAGCGGTAGGAGTGAGGCCAGCTACTACGGCGGTTCGCCTTTCGACGAGCTCCTAAGGGGCCTTTTTGAGGCCATGCCCCTCGGCTTCGGCGAGCTCAAGTTCGTTGTCGTCAGCACGAATCCGAAGGGCATAGTCCAGATAACCTACAACACCGAGGTCGAGGTTCTCCCGCAGGCGGTCGAGGTGCGCGAGGAGACGATTCCAGAGGTCACATACGAGGACATCGGCGGTCTGAGTGACGCGATTCAGAAAATACGTGAGATGGTGGAGCTTCCGCTCAAGCATCCCGAACTCTTCGAGCGCCTTGGAATTGAGCCACCAAAGGGTGTGCTGCTCTACGGTCCGCCGGGTACTGGAAAAACGCTCCTTGCTAAGGCCGTCGCCAACGAGGCCAACGCCCACTTCATAGCCATCAATGGGCCAGAGATAATGAGCAAGTTCTACGGCGAGAGTGAAGAGCGCTTGAGGGAGATATTCAAGGATGCCGAGGAAAACGCACCGTCAATCATATTCATAGACGAGATAGATGCAATAGCCCCCAAGCGTGAAGAAGTCGTCGGGGAAGTCGAGAAGCGCGTCGTCAGCCAGCTGCTGACTTTGATGGACGGCCTTAAGGGCAGGGGCAAGGTCATAGTCATTGCTGCTACCAACAGGCCTGATGCTCTCGACCCTGCTCTAAGGAGGCCCGGACGCTTCGACAGGGAGATCGAGGTCGGTGTGCCGGACAAAAAGGGCAGGAAAGAGATACTCCAGATACATACCAGAGGAATGCCCCTCGAGCCGGACTACGACAAAGCCACCGTCCTCAAGGTTCTGAGGGAGCTCCTGAGGAAGGAGACCTTCGAGGAGGAGCGGCTAAAGAGACTCATCGAAAGGGTTGAGGGGGCAAAGAGCGAGGAAGAAATCAAGAAGGTACTGAAGAGCGAGAGCGAAATCTATCCAGAGGTCAGGATGAGGCTCATAGACAGAATGCTTGAGGAGATAGCCGAGAAGACGCACGGCTTCGTCGGTGCCGACTTAGCTGCCCTCGCAAGGGAAGCCGCGATGGTCGTCCTCAGGAGGCTCATCAACGAGGGCAAGATAAGCCCGGAGCAGGAGAGGATTCCTCCAGAGGTTCTCCAGGAGCTCCGCGTTAAGAAGGCGGACTTCCACGAGGCTCTGAAGATGGTTGATCCCTCGGCACTGAGGGAAGTCCTCATCGAGATGCCCAACGTCCACTGGGAGGACATTGGAGGCCTTGATGAGGTCAAGCAGGAGCTCAGGGAGGCTGTCGAGTGGCCGCTGAAGTACCCGAAGGCCTTCCAGAGGCTTGGTATAGACCCGCCAAGGGGAGTTCTTCTCTACGGTCCTCCGGGAACCGGTAAGACGCTATTAGCCAAGGCAGTGGCCACGGAGAGCGAGGCCAATTTCATAGGCATACGCGGGCCAGAGGTTCTCTCCAAGTGGGTTGGCGAAAGCGAAAAGCGCATAAGGGAGATATTCCGCAAGGCCAGGCAGGCTGCTCCGACGGTGATATTCATCGACGAGATAGACGCCATAGCACCGGCAAGGGGCAGTGACATGAACCGCGTCACTGACAGGCTCATTAACCAGCTCCTGACAGAGATGGACGGAATAGAAAAGAACAGCGGTGTCGTCGTCATAGCAGCGACCAACAGGCCTGACATACTAGATCCAGCCCTGCTCAGGCCCGGAAGGTTCGACAGGCTGATACTCGTTCCAGCACCGGACGAAAAGGCCAGACTGGAAATACTCAAAGTGCACACGAGACGCGTTCCACTTGCTAAGGATGTCAACCTCCGGGAACTCGCGAAGAAGACGGAAGGCTACAGCGGTGCCGACCTGGAGGCCCTCGTGAGGGAAGCGGCACTGATAGCGATGCGCAGGACTATATCAAAGCTTCCGACGGAGCTCATCGAGGAGGAGAGTGAGGAGTTCCTCGAGCAGCTGAGAGTTTCAAAGAAGGACTTCGAGGAGGCCCTCAAGAAGGTCAGGCCGAGCATAACGCCATACATGATAGAGTACTACAAGAACTTCGAAGAGAACAGAAAGTCCAAGGCCGAGAAGACTAGCAGGGGGCCGGACTATTACACCTTCTAA
- a CDS encoding ATP-binding protein: MFVNRKDELTLLDKLYRSGKKEVLILYGRRRVGKTELVKRFIEDKPAIYFLADRDGLKANARRFYLETAEKLGLPAVEVDDFRKAFELIKLKAPERLLVVIDEFSYLLLTDKNTPAVFQHVVDEILDDRFFLILTGSLVGLMEGLMSYNNPLYGRRTAQLKLKPLGFFHVAEYFPGKPLETVVRIYSVTGGVPMYFRLFRGEDFEKELMETAFSPTSILYEEPEFILREELGEVHRYYLILEALANGRHRVSEIAQYAGIEAKDMPKYLRTLISLDLVRREVPVTESERSRKARYYLNDNFLNFWFRFVKPNRGKIEIGAFEMDWKAFNTYVGRVFEEVAREFLIELNKAGRLPFRFTKVGKWWHRGEEIDLVALNERERRALFAEVKWKELSEREARGVLGELERKSELVGLEGWEHYYGLISKEIRNKKALKDESWVVWDLEDFERLISSGSEV, from the coding sequence ATGTTTGTAAACCGAAAGGATGAGTTGACGCTACTCGACAAATTATACCGCTCCGGGAAGAAGGAAGTCCTAATCCTCTATGGGCGCAGGAGGGTAGGAAAGACGGAGCTCGTGAAGAGGTTCATTGAGGACAAACCGGCCATCTATTTCCTCGCCGACAGGGACGGCCTGAAGGCCAACGCGAGGAGGTTCTACCTTGAGACCGCGGAAAAACTCGGCCTGCCCGCGGTGGAGGTGGACGACTTCAGAAAGGCCTTCGAGCTGATAAAGCTCAAGGCCCCGGAAAGGCTCCTCGTTGTCATAGACGAGTTCTCTTATCTACTGCTCACGGACAAAAACACACCGGCCGTTTTCCAGCACGTCGTTGACGAAATCCTAGACGACCGCTTCTTCCTGATACTCACCGGTTCCCTCGTTGGCCTGATGGAGGGCCTAATGAGCTACAACAACCCACTCTATGGTAGAAGAACAGCACAGCTTAAGCTAAAGCCCCTTGGCTTCTTCCACGTCGCCGAGTACTTCCCGGGGAAGCCTCTGGAAACGGTCGTACGGATTTACTCCGTGACGGGCGGAGTTCCAATGTACTTCCGCCTCTTCAGGGGCGAAGACTTCGAGAAGGAACTGATGGAGACGGCCTTTTCGCCGACTTCAATCCTCTACGAGGAGCCGGAGTTCATACTGAGGGAAGAACTCGGGGAGGTGCACAGATACTACCTCATCCTCGAGGCCCTCGCGAACGGGAGGCACAGGGTCAGCGAGATTGCCCAGTACGCTGGAATTGAGGCCAAGGACATGCCCAAGTACCTGCGGACGCTGATTTCCCTCGACCTGGTGAGAAGGGAGGTGCCCGTAACGGAGAGCGAGAGGAGCAGGAAGGCCCGCTACTACCTGAACGACAACTTCCTCAACTTCTGGTTCCGCTTTGTGAAGCCCAACCGCGGAAAGATAGAGATTGGCGCCTTCGAGATGGACTGGAAGGCCTTTAACACCTACGTTGGGAGAGTGTTTGAGGAGGTGGCGAGGGAGTTCTTGATCGAGCTGAACAAAGCGGGAAGGCTTCCCTTCAGGTTCACGAAGGTTGGAAAGTGGTGGCATAGAGGGGAGGAGATTGATTTGGTCGCTTTGAACGAGCGGGAGAGGAGGGCTTTGTTTGCTGAAGTCAAGTGGAAGGAGCTGAGCGAGAGGGAGGCGAGGGGAGTTTTGGGGGAATTGGAGAGGAAAAGCGAGCTTGTTGGACTGGAAGGGTGGGAACACTACTATGGGCTGATATCGAAGGAAATCCGGAATAAAAAGGCATTAAAAGACGAGAGCTGGGTGGTTTGGGATTTGGAGGACTTCGAAAGGCTTATCTCTTCTGGAAGCGAAGTTTGA
- the glp gene encoding gephyrin-like molybdotransferase Glp → MAFLKVVPLEEALKVIDSFPLKPEIEEVSLEEALGRVLAEDIVSPIDVPPFDRATVDGYAVRAEDTFMASESEPVRLKVIGEINAGDTPTIELKPGESVYISTGAPLPKGADAVIQFEDVDREGDDVVIYKPAYPSLGVMKAGADIPKGKPLLKRGTKLTFKNTALLSAVGFSKVRVFRKPKVAVISTGNEVVLPGTELKYGQIYDINGRAIADAVRELGGEAIFLGIARDDRESLRELILKGLECCNMVILSGGASGGIRDLTSSIIEELGEVKIHGIAIQPGKPTIIGLIDGKPIFGLPGYPTSCLTNFTLLVAPLLRKLLGRESEVRKVKKRLAHKVFSVKGRRQFLPVRIEGEKAVPILKGSGAVTSFIDADGFIEVPENVEILDAGEEVEVTFFG, encoded by the coding sequence ATGGCGTTCCTGAAGGTGGTTCCGCTCGAAGAGGCTCTCAAGGTTATAGACTCATTTCCGCTGAAGCCAGAGATTGAGGAAGTTTCCCTCGAAGAGGCTCTCGGCAGGGTTCTCGCTGAGGACATTGTCTCTCCAATAGATGTCCCGCCATTTGACAGGGCAACCGTCGATGGCTACGCCGTTAGGGCCGAGGACACCTTCATGGCGAGCGAGAGCGAACCGGTGAGGCTGAAGGTTATCGGTGAGATAAACGCCGGTGACACGCCAACGATAGAGCTCAAGCCCGGTGAGAGCGTCTACATATCCACAGGCGCACCGTTGCCGAAGGGTGCAGATGCGGTGATACAGTTCGAGGATGTGGACAGGGAAGGTGACGATGTGGTTATCTACAAGCCGGCCTATCCAAGCTTGGGTGTCATGAAGGCAGGGGCAGACATCCCGAAGGGAAAACCCCTGCTCAAGCGCGGGACTAAACTGACGTTCAAGAATACGGCGCTTCTCTCGGCGGTCGGCTTCTCGAAGGTCAGAGTCTTCAGAAAGCCAAAGGTTGCTGTGATAAGCACTGGCAACGAGGTCGTTCTTCCAGGAACGGAGCTTAAATACGGTCAGATATACGACATCAACGGGAGGGCCATCGCTGACGCTGTAAGGGAGCTCGGCGGTGAGGCCATCTTCCTAGGAATAGCAAGGGACGACCGTGAAAGCCTGAGGGAGCTGATACTCAAAGGCCTTGAGTGCTGCAACATGGTAATCCTCAGCGGCGGCGCAAGTGGAGGGATAAGAGACCTCACCAGCTCGATAATCGAGGAGCTCGGCGAGGTGAAAATCCACGGCATAGCGATACAGCCAGGTAAGCCGACAATAATAGGCCTCATAGACGGGAAGCCCATCTTCGGCCTTCCTGGTTATCCCACGAGCTGTCTAACGAACTTCACCCTTCTCGTCGCCCCGCTCCTCAGGAAGCTCCTTGGCAGGGAGAGTGAGGTCAGGAAGGTCAAGAAGAGGCTTGCCCACAAGGTCTTCTCGGTCAAGGGCAGGAGGCAGTTCCTTCCAGTCAGGATCGAGGGCGAAAAGGCAGTTCCAATACTCAAGGGCAGCGGAGCCGTTACGAGCTTCATCGACGCTGATGGCTTCATAGAGGTTCCGGAGAACGTCGAGATACTTGATGCTGGAGAGGAGGTTGAAGTAACGTTCTTTGGCTGA
- the serS gene encoding serine--tRNA ligase — protein sequence MLDIKLIRENPDLVKGDLIKRGEIEKIKWIDEILELDKKWRENLRKINQLRKERNQLAVQIGKRKKAGEPIDDLLAKSNEIVKQIETLEKEVEELRTKIDYYLWRLPNITHESVPIGKDDSENVPIRFWGKARVWEGFLETFKEQSLGKMDYEVIDWRPRLHVDMLELLRGADLERAAKVSGSRFYYLLNELVILDLALIRFALDKLIEKGFIPVIPPYMVRRYVEEGVTSFGDFEDVIYKVEGEDLYLIPTAEHPLAGMHANEIIEGKDLPLLYVGVSPCFRKEAGTAGKDTKGIFRVHQFHKVEQFVYSRPEESWEWHEKLIQNAEEIFQELEIPYRVVNICTGDLGYVAAKKYDIEAWMAGQGKFREVVSASNCTEWQARRLNIRYRDKTHEKPKFVHTLNSTAIATSRAIVAILENHQTEEGVVKLPKVLWKYTGFKEILPAHMKEKCCQGLE from the coding sequence ATGTTGGACATAAAGCTCATCCGTGAAAACCCTGATCTAGTTAAGGGCGACCTCATAAAGCGCGGGGAAATTGAGAAGATAAAATGGATCGACGAAATCCTTGAACTCGACAAAAAGTGGCGCGAGAACCTACGGAAGATCAATCAGCTTAGGAAAGAGCGCAACCAGCTCGCTGTGCAGATAGGAAAGCGTAAGAAGGCTGGCGAGCCGATAGACGATCTCCTTGCAAAGAGCAACGAGATTGTGAAGCAGATTGAGACCCTTGAGAAGGAAGTTGAGGAGCTGAGAACGAAGATCGACTACTACCTCTGGCGCCTGCCGAACATCACCCACGAGAGCGTTCCGATCGGCAAAGATGACAGCGAGAACGTGCCGATAAGGTTCTGGGGTAAGGCCAGAGTTTGGGAGGGCTTCCTTGAGACGTTCAAGGAGCAGAGCCTCGGGAAGATGGACTATGAGGTTATTGACTGGAGGCCAAGGCTCCACGTCGACATGCTTGAGCTTCTCCGCGGGGCCGACCTTGAGAGAGCCGCAAAGGTTAGCGGTTCGAGGTTTTACTACCTCCTCAACGAGCTGGTCATCCTTGACCTCGCCCTCATAAGGTTTGCCCTGGATAAACTCATCGAAAAGGGCTTCATCCCAGTCATACCGCCCTACATGGTGCGCCGCTACGTCGAGGAGGGTGTCACCAGCTTCGGCGACTTCGAGGACGTCATCTACAAGGTCGAAGGTGAGGATCTCTACCTCATCCCAACGGCTGAGCACCCGCTCGCTGGAATGCATGCCAACGAGATAATCGAAGGAAAGGACCTCCCGCTCCTCTACGTTGGTGTTAGCCCGTGCTTCAGAAAGGAGGCTGGAACCGCCGGAAAGGACACTAAGGGAATATTCAGGGTGCACCAGTTCCACAAGGTTGAGCAGTTCGTCTATTCGCGGCCTGAAGAGAGCTGGGAGTGGCACGAGAAGCTAATTCAGAACGCTGAGGAGATTTTCCAGGAGCTTGAAATCCCCTACCGCGTCGTCAACATCTGTACCGGCGACCTCGGCTACGTCGCTGCCAAAAAGTACGACATAGAAGCATGGATGGCCGGCCAGGGTAAGTTCAGGGAGGTCGTTTCGGCGAGCAACTGTACTGAGTGGCAGGCGAGAAGGCTCAACATCCGCTACCGCGACAAGACTCACGAGAAGCCCAAGTTCGTCCACACGCTCAACTCAACGGCGATAGCCACCTCGAGGGCTATCGTTGCTATCCTCGAAAACCACCAGACTGAGGAGGGCGTCGTCAAGCTTCCAAAGGTCCTCTGGAAGTACACCGGATTCAAGGAGATCCTCCCGGCACACATGAAGGAGAAGTGTTGCCAGGGGCTTGAGTGA
- a CDS encoding nucleotidyltransferase domain-containing protein: MPREKVVKIWDEREVAYPPKRWRYLWEKREKALKIMERLEQFDPQLYGSVARGDVRRDSDIDIFIPYKVPSYLIELALEGLVSRRKIVMATPWHLIKGVIEIDEETTVTFPLIEPRDRELEFYKWGGAIDIWGVKTKQRVPGVNKKLILIVPTEKGHIEREVVGRESEVAKILGVSIDIVTERVHVLTRRDAIGRTGIYLNEEVPDWMTFEEALKLIADRDPNVRRKVREAGGI; this comes from the coding sequence ATGCCGAGGGAAAAAGTGGTTAAGATTTGGGACGAGAGGGAAGTGGCTTATCCACCAAAGCGCTGGCGCTACCTTTGGGAAAAGCGGGAGAAAGCTCTGAAAATAATGGAGCGTCTGGAGCAGTTCGACCCGCAGCTCTACGGTAGCGTGGCTAGGGGAGATGTTAGACGAGACAGCGACATTGACATCTTCATCCCGTACAAGGTGCCGAGCTATTTGATAGAGCTCGCCCTTGAGGGCCTGGTAAGCAGGAGAAAGATTGTTATGGCAACGCCGTGGCATCTCATCAAGGGCGTCATCGAGATAGATGAGGAAACGACGGTAACTTTTCCGCTCATAGAACCGAGGGATAGGGAGCTGGAGTTCTATAAGTGGGGTGGCGCGATAGACATCTGGGGTGTGAAGACCAAGCAGAGAGTTCCCGGGGTAAACAAGAAGCTCATTCTTATAGTCCCAACCGAGAAAGGCCACATCGAGCGCGAGGTCGTCGGGAGGGAGAGTGAGGTGGCAAAAATCCTCGGAGTTAGCATCGACATAGTAACCGAGCGCGTTCACGTTCTGACTAGGAGGGACGCGATAGGAAGGACGGGCATTTACCTCAACGAAGAGGTGCCCGATTGGATGACCTTCGAGGAGGCGCTGAAGCTCATAGCGGACCGTGACCCGAACGTCAGGAGAAAGGTGAGGGAAGCAGGTGGGATTTAA
- a CDS encoding L-threonylcarbamoyladenylate synthase gives MTVVINMRDGMDDRKIKIAARFILEGKLVAFPTETVYGLGADALNEEAVRRIFKAKGRPADNPLIVHIADFDDLKKLAREIPDEARLLAEKFWPGPLTVVLPKKEEVPTVTTGGLDTVAVRMPAHPIALALIRASTPIAAPSANISGKPSPTLAEHVIDDFYGKIECIIDGGETKIGVESTVIDLSSEKPTLLRPGGLPLEEIEKVIGEVEIHPAVRGKLVDVARSPGMKYKHYSPNAQVIVVEGPRENVRKKIEELVNEYRKKGLRVGVMATEQYDADEFFHLGTSEEEVARNLFRALRELDKRGVDIIIAEGIEERGLGFAVMNRLRKAAGYRIVWA, from the coding sequence ATGACAGTAGTAATCAATATGCGAGACGGTATGGATGATAGGAAGATAAAGATCGCTGCGAGGTTCATACTCGAGGGCAAGCTCGTCGCCTTCCCAACGGAGACTGTTTACGGCCTCGGTGCGGATGCACTGAACGAGGAAGCTGTAAGGAGAATATTCAAGGCCAAGGGAAGGCCAGCGGACAACCCGCTGATAGTTCACATCGCAGACTTCGATGACCTCAAAAAGCTCGCGAGGGAAATACCGGACGAGGCAAGACTCCTAGCCGAAAAGTTCTGGCCAGGCCCCCTAACGGTAGTTCTCCCCAAAAAGGAGGAGGTACCAACGGTCACTACCGGCGGCCTAGACACCGTGGCGGTTAGAATGCCCGCCCACCCGATAGCCCTCGCACTCATAAGGGCCAGCACGCCGATAGCGGCCCCATCAGCCAATATAAGCGGAAAGCCAAGTCCAACCCTGGCCGAGCACGTCATAGATGATTTCTACGGAAAAATCGAGTGCATAATCGACGGAGGCGAGACAAAAATAGGCGTGGAATCCACCGTCATCGACCTGAGCAGTGAGAAACCGACTCTCCTGAGGCCCGGGGGTCTGCCGCTCGAGGAGATAGAAAAGGTCATTGGAGAAGTAGAGATACATCCCGCGGTCAGGGGCAAGCTCGTCGATGTCGCCCGCTCTCCAGGGATGAAGTATAAGCACTACTCGCCGAATGCGCAGGTCATTGTCGTTGAAGGGCCTAGAGAGAACGTCAGGAAAAAGATAGAAGAGCTCGTTAATGAGTACAGGAAAAAAGGACTGCGGGTTGGAGTTATGGCCACAGAACAATACGACGCAGATGAGTTCTTCCATCTTGGAACGAGCGAGGAGGAGGTTGCCAGGAACCTGTTCAGGGCCCTAAGGGAGCTCGACAAGAGGGGAGTTGACATCATAATCGCCGAAGGAATCGAGGAGAGAGGTTTGGGCTTTGCGGTGATGAACAGACTAAGAAAGGCAGCAGGGTACAGAATAGTATGGGCATAG
- a CDS encoding glycosyltransferase family 4 protein: protein MRILMVGHYPPHGGGVANHLDNLVRELRKRHEVHVLTYGPIKPRENEKEFIHQVRVPPVYGIRGTSFALLGAKEIVRLHREFGFDLVHAHFVGTTSYAGVLAKERTDLPLVVTAHGSDLEHTAKLTLGRFYVKRTLATADAIIAVSHWLAKKAISLGAGRVKVIPNGVKSLSEKQGQRRYITFIGTLRDYKSPETFIELARVFPDREFLVVGDGPLRGKLERKAPENVRFLGYRRDVDRILSESLLLVLPSKREGFGLVILEANSLGVPTVGRRVSAIPELIRERKNGLTFKSFEDLVKAVESILEPKVNMKAGRTGRRIASLYSWEAVAREVEKVYLEAIGQRF from the coding sequence ATGAGGATTCTAATGGTAGGACACTACCCTCCCCACGGCGGTGGCGTTGCAAACCACCTTGACAACCTCGTAAGGGAGCTTAGAAAGCGCCACGAGGTTCACGTCCTTACCTATGGCCCAATTAAACCGAGGGAGAACGAGAAAGAATTCATCCATCAGGTTAGGGTTCCACCGGTTTACGGCATTAGGGGGACGAGCTTTGCCCTTCTTGGGGCAAAGGAGATAGTCAGACTCCATCGCGAGTTCGGTTTTGATTTGGTGCACGCTCACTTCGTGGGGACAACGAGCTACGCCGGCGTTCTGGCCAAGGAGAGAACTGACCTGCCTCTTGTTGTCACCGCCCACGGAAGCGATTTAGAACACACCGCGAAGCTCACCCTTGGAAGATTTTACGTCAAAAGAACGCTTGCGACGGCAGACGCTATAATAGCTGTCAGCCACTGGCTCGCAAAGAAGGCGATTTCCCTGGGAGCGGGCAGGGTTAAGGTTATCCCCAACGGCGTCAAGTCTCTCTCGGAAAAGCAGGGTCAAAGGCGCTACATCACGTTTATTGGAACCTTGAGAGATTACAAGAGCCCGGAAACGTTTATCGAACTGGCCAGGGTTTTTCCCGATAGGGAGTTCCTCGTGGTGGGCGATGGCCCCCTCAGGGGAAAACTCGAGAGGAAAGCGCCGGAGAACGTTAGGTTTTTGGGTTACCGCCGCGATGTGGATAGAATCCTCTCAGAAAGCCTCCTTCTTGTGCTGCCCTCAAAGAGGGAAGGCTTCGGCCTTGTAATCCTTGAAGCCAACAGCCTCGGCGTTCCGACTGTTGGGAGAAGGGTGAGCGCTATCCCCGAGCTAATAAGGGAAAGGAAAAACGGGCTGACGTTCAAAAGCTTCGAGGATCTGGTAAAAGCCGTCGAGTCAATCCTCGAACCGAAGGTCAACATGAAGGCCGGAAGGACTGGAAGGAGGATAGCCAGCCTCTACTCCTGGGAGGCCGTGGCAAGGGAGGTTGAAAAGGTTTACCTCGAGGCCATTGGGCAACGTTTTTAA